Proteins encoded in a region of the Scyliorhinus canicula chromosome 2, sScyCan1.1, whole genome shotgun sequence genome:
- the LOC119956364 gene encoding cytochrome P450 1B1: protein MGSVLGLAESWQVHPALLLSLLLLLCLEGCRWLRGCRRQPGRSPPGPFAWPLVGNAMQLGSSPHLTFTQMARRYGDLFQIRLGSHTIVVLNGEATIRQALLQHRAQFAGRPDFASFRLVSGGKSMAFGRYSSQWQKHRRLAHSTVNTFSTANSQTKKLFEQHVSGEACQLIQVFLKLGAAGSHFEPSRHLVVATANVMCALCFGRRYSHDDLEFRKLLGRNDKFGQTVGAGSLVDAMPWLQAFPNPVRSGYQDFKQLNREFFEFVKDKIIQHRATYQPGTTRDMSDAFINVIEHGELAEGGLTKEHVEGSVTDILGAGQDTTSTALSWILFHLIQFPELQRRLQQDIDKVVGRDRLPSLQDKASLPYLEAFIYEMLRFTSFVPMTIPHATTAHVDINGYHIPKDTVVFINQWSVNHDQQKWREPGTFHPGRFLNPDGSLNRDLTNSVMIFSVGQRRCIGEQLSKIQMFLFTAILVHQCTFEANPSEQLSTDCSYGLTIKPVSFTVLVRLRDRYRGIVSPA from the coding sequence ATGGGCAGTGTGTTGGGGTTGGCTGAGAGCTGGCAGGTGCATCCTGCCCTGTTACTGTCCCTGCTGTTGCTGCTCTGCCTGGAGGGCTGCCGgtggctgagggggtgcaggaggcAGCCGGGAAGGAGTCCCCCTGGCCCATTCGCCTGGCCGCTGGTGGGCAATGCCATGCAGCTGGGCAGCTCGCCCCACCTGACCTTCACGCAGATGGCCCGGCGCTATGGGGACCTCTTCCAGATCCGCCTGGGCAGCCACACCATCGTGGTGCTGAACGGAGAGGCGACCATCCGCCAGGCGCTGCTGCAGCACCGGGCGCAGTTCGCGGGCAGACCCGACTTCGCCTCCTTCCGCCTGGTGTCCGGGGGCAAGAGCATGGCCTTCGGCAGGTACAGCAGCCAGTGGCAGAAACACCGGCGGCTCGCCCACTCCACCGTCAACACCTTCTCCACGGCCAACAGCCAGACCAAGAAGCTGTTCGAGCAGCATGTGAGTGGCGAGGCTTGCCAGCTGATCCAGGTCTTCCTGAAGCTGGGGGCAGCCGGCTCGCACTTCGAGCCCTCCCGGCACCTGGTGGTGGCCACAGCCAATGTGATGTGTGCCCTGTGCTTCGGCCGGCGCTACAGCCACGACGACCTGGAGTTTAGGAAGCTGCTGGGCAGGAATGACAAGTTTGGGCAGACAGTGGGGGCAGGCAGCCTGGTAGATGCCATGCCCTGGCTACAGGCTTTCCCCAACCCGGTCAGGAGCGGTTACCAGGACTTCAAGCAGCTCAACCGCGAGTTCTTCGAGTTTGTCAAGGACAAGATCATCCAGCACCGAGCCACCTACCAGCCGGGCACCACCAGGGACATGAGCGACGCCTTCATCAATGTGATCGAGCACGgcgagctggcagagggtggccTGACCAAGGAGCATGTAGAGGGCTCAGTGACTGACATCCTGGGGGCTGGACAGGACACCACATCCACAGCCCTCAGCTGGATCCTCTTCCACCTGATCCAGTTCCCCGAGCTGCAGAGGCGGctccagcaggacattgacaaggTGGTGGGCAGGGACAGGCTACCCAGCCTACAGGACAAAGCCAGCCTGCCCTACCTGGAGGCTTTCATCTATGAGATGCTCAGGTTCACCAGCTTCGTGCCCATGACCATCCCCCATGCCACCACCGCCCATGTGGACATCAACGGCTACCACATCCCCAAGGACACGGTGGTCTTCATCAACCAGTGGTCGGTGAACCACGACCAGCAGAAGTGGAGGGAGCCTGGCACCTTCCACCCGGGCAGGTTCCTCAACCCGGACGGCAGCTTAAACAGGGACCTGACCAACAGTGTGATGATCTTCTCGGTGGGCCAGCGCAGGTGCATCGGCGAGCAGCTGTCCAAGATCCAGATGTTCCTCTTCACCGCCATCCTGGTGCACCAGTGCACCTTCGAGGCCAACCCTTCGGAGCAGCTGAGCACCGACTGCTCTTACGGACTGACCATCAAGCCGGTGTCCTTCACCGTGCTGGTCAGGCTGAGGGACAGATACCGCGGCATCGTCTCCCCAGCCTGA